A single region of the Gephyromycinifex aptenodytis genome encodes:
- a CDS encoding Ppx/GppA phosphatase family protein, translating into MRIGVIDVGSNTVHLLAVDAYWGAHPIPASKYKVDLRLLDHMDENGRIDDVGRDRLVAFVSECLGVADDYGVESLMGFATSAIRESPNGDEVLAAVQKETGVELQVLPGEDESRLTFLAARRWFGWSAGRLLLVDIGGGSLELASGIDEDPDVALSLPLGAARLTRQYLPGDPPKPGQIKKVRKQVRADIARVMRELNKVGNPDLYVGTSKTIRSLARLTGAAPSGEGIYVRRTLAREDLKELVPRLAGLNAVQRAALPGVSINRASQVLGGALVIEAVMDLVGIEELVVCPWALREGVILQHLDLIPAP; encoded by the coding sequence ATGCGCATCGGAGTCATCGACGTCGGGTCGAACACTGTCCACCTTCTAGCCGTGGATGCCTACTGGGGGGCTCACCCCATCCCGGCGAGTAAGTACAAGGTCGACCTGCGCCTGCTGGATCACATGGATGAGAACGGGCGCATCGATGACGTGGGTCGCGACCGTCTGGTCGCGTTCGTCTCCGAATGCCTCGGCGTCGCTGACGATTACGGGGTCGAGAGCCTGATGGGCTTTGCCACCAGCGCGATCCGGGAGTCGCCCAACGGCGATGAGGTGCTGGCTGCGGTGCAGAAGGAGACCGGGGTCGAACTGCAGGTGTTGCCCGGAGAGGACGAGTCACGGTTGACCTTCCTGGCCGCTCGGCGCTGGTTCGGCTGGTCCGCCGGGCGCCTGCTGCTGGTCGACATCGGCGGCGGCAGCCTGGAACTGGCCTCCGGCATCGATGAGGACCCCGACGTCGCGCTCTCGCTGCCGCTGGGGGCGGCGCGATTGACCCGTCAGTACCTGCCCGGCGACCCGCCCAAGCCGGGGCAGATCAAAAAGGTGCGCAAACAGGTGCGCGCCGACATTGCCCGGGTAATGCGCGAACTGAACAAGGTGGGCAACCCCGACCTGTACGTCGGTACCAGCAAGACGATCAGGTCCCTGGCCAGGCTCACCGGCGCCGCGCCCAGCGGCGAGGGAATCTATGTGCGGCGCACCCTGGCGCGGGAGGACCTCAAAGAGCTCGTTCCGCGGCTGGCCGGCCTGAACGCTGTGCAACGGGCGGCGCTGCCGGGGGTGTCCATCAACCGCGCCAGCCAGGTGCTCGGTGGCGCGCTGGTCATCGAGGCAGTCATGGACCTGGTCGGGATCGAGGAGCTTGTCGTCTGCCCGTGGGCGCTGCGCGAGGGCGTCATCCTGCAGCACCTCGACCTGATCCCCGCTCCCTGA
- a CDS encoding sugar phosphate isomerase/epimerase family protein, whose product MSTAAGEARVTLSTSSVYPLGPEAAFEAAARLGYDGIEVMTLANPLTQDAQGLRQLSERFELPIHSIHAPTLLVTQRVYGTSDPWEKIDRSIELAHDVGAEVVVLHPPFRWQKDYAADFVEGVAQRESRLQMPLAVENMFPWRAGRNLQVYLPGWDPVPQSYANVTLDLSHAATSGSDALAMQADLGARLSHVHLADGSGSIKDEHLVPGRGGQPCAEFCRRLGYDGYDGLIAVEVGTRRRTPQQRDEDLAESLELARTNFALGAEQAAAAREA is encoded by the coding sequence ATGAGTACTGCCGCAGGCGAGGCCAGGGTCACGCTGTCGACGTCCTCCGTTTACCCTCTCGGGCCGGAGGCGGCCTTCGAGGCCGCCGCCCGCCTTGGCTACGACGGCATAGAGGTGATGACGCTGGCCAACCCCCTCACCCAGGACGCGCAGGGGCTGCGCCAGCTGTCCGAGCGATTCGAGTTACCGATCCACTCGATTCACGCCCCCACACTGCTGGTCACGCAGCGGGTGTACGGGACTTCCGACCCGTGGGAGAAGATCGACCGTTCCATCGAGCTCGCCCACGACGTCGGCGCCGAGGTCGTCGTGCTGCATCCGCCGTTCCGGTGGCAGAAGGACTATGCCGCCGACTTCGTCGAGGGCGTCGCGCAGCGGGAGTCCCGCCTGCAGATGCCGCTGGCCGTGGAGAACATGTTCCCCTGGCGCGCCGGCCGAAACCTACAGGTCTACCTGCCCGGATGGGACCCGGTGCCTCAGTCCTACGCCAACGTCACCCTCGATCTGTCGCACGCTGCCACCTCCGGCAGTGACGCCCTGGCGATGCAGGCCGACCTGGGCGCCCGCCTCAGCCACGTGCATCTGGCCGACGGTTCAGGCTCGATCAAGGATGAACACCTCGTGCCGGGACGTGGCGGCCAGCCCTGTGCCGAGTTCTGCCGCCGGCTCGGTTACGACGGTTACGACGGACTCATCGCGGTCGAGGTCGGGACCCGGCGCCGCACCCCGCAGCAGCGCGACGAGGACCTGGCTGAGTCCCTGGAACTGGCGCGCACCAACTTCGCTCTGGGCGCCGAACAAGCCGCCGCCGCTCGCGAGGCGTAG
- a CDS encoding proline dehydrogenase family protein: MPVLRSVTQDLLLKMAGDTRLRRAVETPSMSHEIVRRYVAGESVSSAMDVASWLVARGRLVSLTHLASDPHDALAARDRRKRVRKVIRRLGDAGLTGQGRADVSVRLSALGGAMGPSGPALALEHMRSLAEAAAAAQVSLTLEAERDVPVETTIAAVHQLREDFPDTGISLQACLLRTEQDCRDLVGTGARVRLTKGAAAPDPAVYAGRHDVDLAYVRCLRTLLAGPDPVAVATHDERLLEIAQTLARRNGRDSSNLEYQLRYGVHPEMQAVLCDRGDRLRVYVPFGEEWYPYILRRVADSPSEMIALARASTSR, encoded by the coding sequence GTGCCCGTGCTGAGATCCGTGACCCAAGACCTGCTCCTGAAGATGGCCGGCGACACCCGGTTGCGGCGAGCCGTAGAAACCCCGTCGATGAGCCACGAGATCGTGCGCCGATATGTCGCGGGTGAGTCGGTTTCCTCCGCGATGGATGTGGCCTCCTGGCTGGTGGCCCGAGGTCGCCTGGTCTCCCTGACCCACCTCGCCTCCGATCCCCATGACGCGCTGGCCGCCCGCGACCGCCGCAAACGGGTTCGCAAGGTCATCCGCAGGCTCGGCGATGCCGGGCTCACCGGGCAGGGCCGCGCCGACGTGAGCGTTCGCCTGTCTGCCCTGGGTGGAGCGATGGGGCCCAGCGGGCCGGCGCTGGCTCTGGAGCACATGCGGTCCCTGGCCGAAGCTGCCGCTGCCGCCCAGGTGAGCCTCACCCTGGAAGCTGAACGCGATGTCCCCGTCGAGACGACCATCGCGGCCGTGCACCAGCTACGAGAAGACTTCCCGGACACCGGCATCAGCCTGCAGGCCTGCCTGCTGCGCACCGAGCAAGACTGCCGGGACCTGGTCGGGACGGGGGCCCGGGTCCGGTTGACCAAGGGAGCCGCCGCGCCTGATCCGGCCGTCTACGCCGGGCGCCACGATGTGGACCTGGCGTATGTGCGCTGCTTGCGGACGCTGCTTGCCGGCCCCGACCCGGTGGCGGTGGCCACCCACGACGAACGACTGCTGGAGATCGCCCAGACCCTGGCCAGACGCAACGGCCGGGACAGCTCGAACCTGGAATACCAGCTGCGCTATGGGGTTCACCCCGAGATGCAGGCTGTGCTGTGCGATCGGGGCGACCGGCTGCGGGTCTACGTGCCCTTCGGCGAAGAGTGGTACCCCTACATCCTGCGTCGGGTGGCTGATTCACCCAGCGAGATGATCGCGCTGGCCCGAGCTTCTACATCCCGCTGA
- the proC gene encoding pyrroline-5-carboxylate reductase, with translation MSVDLSGFDKEVAVLGAGVMGSAVLNGLLAAGLPTERARVSTLDPEAVSRWEEAGVEVRENAAAVRGAGVIIVAVKPGDVPAVLDEVREALAEAAPQAVVVSLAAGVPLATLSEHVDQGRALVRVMPNTPALVGEGAFALSPSPQWPQEVVDQVCELLSACGRVQVIPEKLQNAATGLSGSGPAYVFHVAEALIEAGVLEGLPRPVATELAVQTLYGAATMLRQSDTHPSLLREQVTSPGGTTAAGLRELDRAGVRAGLGAAVSASAAASARMGSPA, from the coding sequence ATGAGCGTTGACCTGTCTGGATTCGACAAGGAGGTCGCCGTTCTCGGCGCCGGAGTGATGGGTTCGGCGGTCCTGAACGGCCTGCTGGCTGCCGGTCTGCCGACCGAACGTGCCCGAGTGAGCACCCTGGACCCGGAGGCTGTCTCCCGGTGGGAGGAAGCCGGGGTGGAGGTTCGAGAGAACGCGGCGGCGGTGCGCGGTGCCGGTGTGATCATCGTGGCGGTCAAGCCGGGCGATGTTCCTGCGGTGTTGGACGAGGTTCGTGAGGCGCTCGCCGAGGCTGCGCCCCAGGCCGTGGTGGTCTCGCTGGCCGCGGGGGTGCCCCTGGCCACGCTGAGTGAGCACGTCGATCAGGGCCGGGCGCTGGTGCGCGTCATGCCCAACACCCCAGCGCTGGTGGGGGAGGGTGCCTTCGCGCTCAGCCCCAGCCCGCAGTGGCCGCAGGAGGTTGTGGACCAGGTGTGCGAGTTGCTCTCGGCCTGCGGCCGGGTGCAGGTGATCCCGGAGAAGCTGCAAAACGCGGCGACCGGCCTGTCCGGCTCCGGTCCGGCATATGTCTTCCACGTGGCCGAGGCGCTCATCGAGGCTGGCGTGCTCGAGGGGTTGCCGCGCCCGGTGGCCACCGAATTGGCGGTGCAGACCCTCTACGGCGCCGCGACCATGCTGCGCCAAAGTGACACTCACCCCAGCTTGCTGCGCGAGCAGGTCACCAGCCCCGGTGGCACGACTGCGGCGGGGCTGCGGGAACTGGACCGGGCGGGCGTACGGGCGGGGCTGGGGGCTGCGGTCTCGGCCTCAGCCGCGGCCTCGGCGCGGATGGGCTCGCCTGCGTGA
- a CDS encoding GNAT family N-acetyltransferase, which produces MSEITVRVLSEDEWEQYREFRLKSLRDSPEAFVANYETENEFDEKLWRARMRRSFRLLAEQDGSPVGIASLRESETLFEGAAELFGLWVEPALRGSGVAAKLVVAASDAAEKHGRSQLVYWVAPTTPARLRSPAATVSGPPSTAASRRTPTASPMRNSPWCWRFAAERSDPPAAPLPGRRRR; this is translated from the coding sequence GTGTCGGAGATCACTGTGCGTGTCCTGTCCGAAGACGAGTGGGAGCAGTACCGAGAGTTTCGACTGAAGTCCCTTCGGGACTCACCCGAAGCCTTCGTCGCCAATTACGAGACGGAGAACGAATTCGACGAGAAGCTGTGGCGCGCGCGTATGCGCCGCTCGTTCCGTCTATTGGCTGAGCAGGACGGCTCCCCGGTCGGCATCGCCTCCCTGCGGGAGAGCGAGACATTGTTCGAGGGCGCGGCCGAACTGTTCGGCTTGTGGGTCGAGCCGGCACTGCGCGGTTCCGGCGTCGCAGCCAAGCTCGTCGTCGCCGCCTCTGACGCTGCGGAGAAGCATGGCCGCAGCCAGTTGGTCTACTGGGTGGCACCGACAACGCCCGCGCGGTTGCGTTCGCCAGCAGCTACGGTTTCCGGCCCACCGAGTACCGCCGCGAGCAGGAGAACGCCGACGGCGAGCCCGATGAGGAACTCGCCATGGTGTTGGCGCTTCGCCGCTGAACGGTCAGATCCGCCTGCGGCGCCGCTACCGGGGCGGCGCAGGCGGTAA
- a CDS encoding acetoin utilization protein AcuC — protein sequence MATQARIIWDESFTGYNFGEGHPMNPVRLDLTARLCRAFGLFDDGDAEVVAPELPPDQTLLRVHSAAYIEAVREASLDPTRASQKFGLGTEDDPAFRGIHDVSARIAEGTRHLAEAVWRGDAKHGVNFTGGLHHAMPNTAAGFCIYNDAGVAIDWLLENGVERVAYIDVDAHHGDGVERMFWNDPRVLTMSIHETGTVLFPGTGFPGDIGGPQAQGSAVNIALPPGVGDAPWLRSFHAVVPSILRAFRPQILITQHGADSHFSDPLAHLSVSVDAQRIVAETLHDLSHELCDGKWVALGGGGYEVVGVVPRTWTHLVAVALHRPIGLTADVPKVWMDDVAARFGESPPPIMGDGTSEDGRIWWRSWEVGYDPENAVDRAVMKTRETTFSHHGLDVWFD from the coding sequence ATGGCGACACAGGCGCGCATCATTTGGGATGAAAGCTTCACCGGCTACAACTTCGGTGAGGGACATCCGATGAATCCCGTGCGGCTCGATCTGACCGCCCGGTTGTGCCGGGCATTCGGTCTGTTCGACGACGGCGACGCTGAAGTGGTAGCGCCCGAGTTGCCGCCAGACCAGACCCTGCTGCGGGTGCACTCCGCGGCTTACATCGAGGCGGTCCGAGAAGCTTCCCTGGACCCGACGCGAGCCTCGCAGAAGTTCGGGCTCGGCACCGAAGACGACCCTGCCTTCCGCGGCATCCACGACGTGAGCGCCCGGATCGCCGAGGGTACCCGTCACTTGGCTGAAGCGGTCTGGCGCGGCGACGCCAAACACGGCGTGAACTTCACCGGTGGTCTTCACCATGCGATGCCCAACACTGCGGCGGGCTTCTGTATCTACAACGACGCGGGTGTGGCCATCGACTGGCTGCTGGAGAACGGCGTGGAGCGGGTGGCCTACATCGACGTCGACGCCCACCACGGTGACGGCGTCGAGCGGATGTTCTGGAACGACCCGCGAGTGCTCACGATGTCGATCCATGAGACTGGAACGGTGCTTTTCCCCGGCACCGGCTTTCCCGGCGATATCGGTGGGCCGCAGGCGCAGGGTTCAGCGGTCAACATCGCGCTGCCGCCCGGGGTGGGGGACGCGCCGTGGCTGCGCAGCTTTCACGCAGTCGTCCCCTCGATCCTGCGCGCCTTCCGGCCGCAGATCCTCATCACCCAGCACGGCGCCGACTCCCACTTCAGCGACCCGCTGGCGCACCTGTCGGTGTCGGTGGACGCCCAGCGCATCGTCGCTGAGACGCTGCACGACCTGTCCCACGAGTTGTGCGACGGCAAGTGGGTCGCGCTCGGCGGCGGCGGCTACGAGGTCGTCGGTGTCGTGCCCCGCACCTGGACCCACCTGGTGGCGGTAGCGCTGCACCGGCCCATCGGATTGACTGCCGACGTGCCCAAGGTGTGGATGGATGACGTGGCTGCCCGGTTTGGGGAATCGCCGCCGCCGATCATGGGCGATGGCACTTCCGAGGACGGACGCATCTGGTGGCGCTCCTGGGAGGTGGGCTACGACCCGGAGAACGCCGTCGACCGTGCCGTCATGAAGACCAGGGAGACAACTTTCAGCCACCACGGCCTCGACGTGTGGTTCGATTAG
- a CDS encoding 30S ribosomal protein bS22: MGSVIKKRRKRMAKKKHRKLLRKTRHQRRNKK, translated from the coding sequence ATGGGCTCTGTCATCAAGAAGCGCCGTAAGCGCATGGCGAAGAAGAAGCACCGCAAATTGCTTCGCAAGACCCGCCACCAGCGCCGCAACAAGAAGTAA
- a CDS encoding NAD-dependent epimerase/dehydratase family protein, with amino-acid sequence MGSTILVTGVSRYIGARTARELAASPHVDRVIGIDAIAPEFNLGEAEFVRADVRNPIVGRVLAQSEADIVVHLSLSTGGQSRTAQVSRKEANVMGTMQLLAMCQAQRSVRHVVLKSTGSVYPAGHNAPAIYTENAAVNARVGSGFVRDAIDVESYVRALPRRRSDVGISVLRFTHILGAHVKTVMADYLNSAVVPVPFGFDARMQFLHEDDAVGALVAAASGEPVGTVNVAADGVLTLSQVLRLGRRPYAPVFTQTGRLLGAISRWSGVSNLSGEHIDYLMYGRCLDTTRMKQTLHYHPRYSTRETVQLYARDVWGIHPSPSRVIPGTQLTATAATCALEAGPTEKTSPKDERAVS; translated from the coding sequence ATGGGCTCAACGATCCTTGTCACCGGAGTCTCCCGATACATCGGTGCGCGCACCGCACGGGAGCTCGCGGCGAGCCCGCATGTAGACCGGGTCATCGGGATTGACGCGATCGCCCCGGAGTTCAATCTGGGCGAGGCTGAGTTCGTGCGCGCGGATGTGCGTAACCCGATCGTGGGGCGGGTGCTGGCGCAATCCGAAGCGGACATCGTGGTGCACCTCAGCCTCAGCACCGGCGGGCAATCGCGCACCGCGCAGGTCTCGCGCAAAGAGGCCAACGTCATGGGGACGATGCAGCTGCTGGCCATGTGCCAAGCGCAGCGAAGTGTGCGTCACGTCGTCTTGAAATCGACCGGTTCGGTGTACCCGGCCGGTCACAACGCCCCGGCGATCTACACCGAGAATGCCGCGGTGAACGCGCGCGTCGGCTCCGGCTTCGTCCGAGACGCCATCGATGTGGAGTCCTATGTGCGGGCGTTGCCCCGGCGTCGTAGCGACGTCGGCATCAGCGTGCTGCGCTTCACCCATATCCTCGGCGCCCACGTCAAGACGGTGATGGCCGACTACCTGAACTCCGCGGTGGTGCCGGTCCCATTCGGGTTCGATGCCCGGATGCAGTTCCTGCACGAGGACGACGCGGTGGGCGCCCTGGTGGCGGCGGCCAGCGGTGAGCCGGTGGGCACAGTCAATGTGGCCGCCGACGGGGTCCTCACGCTTTCCCAGGTGCTCCGCCTTGGTAGACGTCCCTATGCCCCGGTGTTCACCCAGACCGGCCGTTTGCTCGGGGCCATCTCACGATGGTCAGGTGTGTCCAACCTGTCCGGGGAGCACATCGACTACCTCATGTACGGCCGATGCCTGGACACCACCCGGATGAAACAGACGCTGCACTACCACCCGCGTTATTCGACCCGAGAAACGGTGCAGCTCTACGCCCGCGACGTCTGGGGCATACACCCTTCGCCGTCCAGGGTGATTCCCGGCACGCAACTGACGGCCACGGCTGCCACCTGCGCACTGGAGGCCGGCCCCACTGAGAAAACATCTCCCAAAGATGAGCGAGCAGTGTCGTGA
- a CDS encoding lysophospholipid acyltransferase family protein, translating into MTQRLPADLDPEVAVRLLVEALRLAARTVGMDEDEVEPAVAATLAFLRGRITGDFVVDDFGFDAEFTRCVYLPLLRPLFRRWFRVEVRGIENIPAEGGALIVSNHSGTIALDSLMTQVAVHDAHPQRRFLRMLAADLVFSTPVVGDLARRTGSTLAGQLDAQRLLEAGEVVGVWPEGFKGVGKHFSERYRLQRFGRGGFVATALRTGVPIIPCSIVGAEEAYPMLADVPALARLLGLPYFPITPTWPHLGLLGLIPLPSKWIIDFGAPICTSHLGPDAAEDPMAVFALTDEVRETIQRTLHVLLAARGSAF; encoded by the coding sequence GTGACACAGCGTCTCCCCGCCGATCTTGATCCCGAAGTCGCGGTGCGCCTCCTGGTGGAGGCGCTGCGGCTGGCAGCGCGCACCGTCGGGATGGACGAGGACGAGGTCGAGCCCGCTGTCGCTGCCACGCTGGCCTTCCTGCGGGGTCGAATCACCGGCGACTTCGTCGTGGACGACTTCGGTTTCGACGCCGAGTTCACCCGCTGTGTGTACCTGCCGCTGCTGCGCCCGCTTTTTAGGCGCTGGTTCCGGGTCGAGGTACGCGGCATCGAGAACATCCCCGCCGAGGGAGGGGCGCTCATCGTCTCCAACCACTCCGGGACGATCGCGCTGGACTCGTTGATGACCCAGGTGGCGGTACACGACGCGCACCCCCAGCGCCGCTTCCTGCGCATGCTGGCTGCCGACCTCGTCTTCTCCACCCCGGTGGTGGGCGACCTGGCACGGCGGACCGGTTCCACCCTGGCCGGGCAACTCGACGCTCAGCGACTACTGGAAGCCGGCGAGGTCGTCGGGGTCTGGCCGGAGGGCTTCAAAGGGGTCGGCAAACACTTCTCGGAGCGCTATCGCCTGCAGCGTTTCGGGCGGGGAGGCTTCGTGGCCACCGCGCTGCGCACGGGCGTGCCCATCATCCCGTGCTCCATCGTGGGAGCCGAAGAGGCCTACCCGATGCTGGCGGACGTCCCGGCGTTGGCCCGGCTGCTCGGGCTGCCCTACTTCCCGATCACCCCGACCTGGCCGCACCTGGGCCTGTTGGGGCTGATCCCGCTGCCCAGCAAGTGGATCATCGACTTCGGCGCGCCGATCTGCACCAGCCACCTCGGCCCCGATGCCGCCGAAGACCCGATGGCCGTCTTCGCCCTCACGGATGAAGTTCGCGAGACCATTCAGCGCACGCTGCATGTCCTGCTCGCGGCGCGCGGTTCGGCGTTCTAG
- a CDS encoding glutaredoxin family protein produces the protein MDKATPTITLITKPGCHLCRLARDVVTRVSEDLKVPWEEKSLPDIEDPNPMWWEQIPVTLIDGEVHDYWRVSERRLRADLEARLASSAV, from the coding sequence ATGGACAAGGCCACACCGACCATCACGTTGATCACCAAGCCCGGGTGCCACCTGTGCAGGTTGGCGCGTGATGTCGTCACCCGAGTGAGCGAAGACCTGAAGGTGCCGTGGGAAGAGAAATCGCTGCCCGACATCGAGGATCCCAACCCCATGTGGTGGGAGCAGATCCCGGTGACCCTCATCGATGGTGAGGTTCACGACTATTGGCGCGTGAGCGAACGTCGGCTCCGTGCCGACTTGGAAGCTCGATTGGCTTCATCCGCCGTGTGA
- a CDS encoding glutamyl-tRNA reductase, with translation MSVIVMGLSHRSAPMSLLESAALDQFGAAALTQQVMAGENVDEVLLLATCNRLEVYASASTFHGGIAEIGEAIATVTGIDREILNEHLYVHYEDRAIAHAFTVACGLDAMAVGEAQILGQLRDALARGQQAGEVGSVLNSLVQHALRVGKRAHSETDLDRYSASLVEISLRRAAEHVGPLENARVLVVGAGAMSSLVATTAARHGVAALDVVNRTAARTERLAAATGATARDWSQLPEALRNSDIILSCTGALGHVLDVDLVADSQAWRNNAPAAFIDLALPRDVAPGVAELPGALVVGLEDLGEYLRAHPRLGVRRDGAKDVGEGDIDHARDAARGAEALRQVQDLIVGEVAAFLANRRQVAVGPTVAALRAVASEVMTAELSRLDARLPELSTTQRAEVHRSVHRVVEKLLHTPTVRVKELAGSGQAGDYTQALRELFDLDHHDVATVSRPPAGGGLA, from the coding sequence ATGAGCGTCATCGTCATGGGACTGTCGCATCGAAGCGCCCCGATGAGCTTGCTGGAGTCGGCCGCTCTCGATCAGTTCGGCGCCGCTGCGCTCACCCAGCAGGTCATGGCTGGGGAAAACGTCGACGAAGTTCTGCTCTTGGCGACCTGCAACCGCCTGGAGGTCTACGCCTCAGCGTCCACGTTCCACGGCGGCATCGCTGAGATCGGCGAAGCCATCGCCACAGTGACCGGCATCGACCGAGAAATCTTGAACGAGCACCTGTACGTGCACTACGAGGATCGGGCGATTGCGCACGCCTTCACCGTTGCGTGCGGCTTGGACGCGATGGCGGTGGGTGAGGCCCAGATCCTGGGCCAGTTGCGCGACGCCCTGGCCCGCGGGCAGCAGGCCGGTGAGGTCGGTTCTGTACTGAACTCGCTGGTCCAACACGCGCTGCGGGTCGGTAAACGAGCTCACTCTGAGACCGATCTGGACCGCTACAGCGCCTCCTTGGTGGAGATCTCCCTGCGGCGTGCTGCTGAACACGTGGGGCCGCTGGAGAACGCGCGGGTGCTCGTTGTCGGCGCAGGCGCCATGAGTTCGTTGGTGGCCACCACTGCGGCCCGGCACGGGGTGGCAGCCCTAGACGTCGTCAACCGCACGGCCGCCCGCACTGAACGTCTGGCCGCAGCCACCGGAGCCACCGCCCGCGACTGGTCGCAGCTGCCCGAAGCGCTGCGCAACAGCGACATCATCCTCTCCTGCACGGGCGCGTTGGGTCACGTCTTGGACGTCGACCTCGTGGCCGACTCCCAAGCCTGGCGCAACAACGCCCCCGCCGCCTTCATCGACCTCGCCCTGCCGCGTGACGTCGCTCCCGGCGTCGCTGAACTGCCCGGCGCCTTGGTCGTGGGGCTGGAAGACCTCGGGGAGTATCTGCGCGCCCACCCGCGGCTGGGTGTTCGTCGCGACGGCGCCAAAGACGTGGGGGAGGGGGACATCGACCACGCGCGCGATGCAGCCCGTGGCGCTGAAGCCTTGCGCCAGGTCCAGGACCTCATCGTCGGTGAGGTAGCGGCCTTCCTGGCGAATCGTCGTCAAGTTGCGGTAGGGCCGACCGTGGCCGCGCTGCGAGCAGTGGCCAGTGAGGTCATGACCGCCGAACTGAGCCGTCTCGATGCGCGGTTGCCTGAGCTGAGCACGACGCAACGCGCAGAGGTCCACCGCAGCGTGCACCGGGTCGTGGAAAAGCTGCTGCACACCCCGACGGTGCGGGTCAAAGAGCTCGCCGGGTCGGGCCAGGCCGGGGACTACACCCAGGCGTTGCGGGAACTGTTCGACCTCGATCACCATGATGTGGCCACGGTTTCCCGGCCTCCCGCTGGAGGTGGGCTGGCATGA
- the hemC gene encoding hydroxymethylbilane synthase → MNALRLGTRRSNLATTQSDWVADLLRTRGHEVKLAEVVTEGDVNLAPLTQIGGTGVFASALRAALRAGEVDFAVHSLKDLPVAPEPGLVIAAIPPREDPRDVLVTSQGRTLADLPAGAKVGTGSPRRAAQLHRARPDLQIHPIRGNVERRIAQVVEGPLDAVILAGAGLRRLGRERDISEYIDLAIMLPAAGQGALAVECREDDERMRGVLAALDDATTRAAVSAERALLGYLEAGCTAPIGAYATVGEQIELEGFIGGVQDDSGIRLSAHGPAADPAAVGQALARRMIAAGADRLGDAGRSPQGPSHLPPRTTGGTRRDDANAHAQTHQEHHP, encoded by the coding sequence ATGAACGCACTGCGTCTAGGCACTCGCCGTAGCAACCTGGCCACCACCCAATCCGATTGGGTGGCGGACCTGTTGCGCACTCGCGGTCACGAGGTGAAGCTGGCCGAGGTCGTCACCGAGGGCGACGTCAACCTCGCCCCGCTGACCCAGATCGGTGGCACCGGTGTGTTCGCTTCGGCCCTGCGGGCCGCGCTGCGCGCCGGTGAGGTGGACTTCGCCGTACACTCCCTCAAGGACCTCCCGGTCGCGCCCGAGCCAGGGCTGGTCATCGCCGCCATCCCGCCCCGGGAAGACCCGCGAGACGTCCTGGTGACGAGCCAGGGCCGCACCCTGGCCGACCTGCCCGCCGGGGCGAAGGTAGGCACCGGCTCGCCGCGACGAGCGGCCCAACTGCACCGGGCCCGCCCAGACCTGCAGATTCACCCGATCCGCGGCAACGTGGAACGGCGTATCGCCCAGGTCGTCGAGGGACCCCTGGACGCCGTCATTCTGGCTGGGGCCGGCCTGCGCCGGTTGGGGCGCGAGCGCGACATCAGCGAATACATCGACCTGGCGATCATGTTGCCCGCCGCCGGCCAGGGCGCGCTCGCGGTGGAATGTCGCGAGGACGACGAACGGATGCGCGGCGTGCTGGCCGCGTTGGACGACGCCACTACCCGGGCGGCGGTCTCGGCAGAACGGGCCCTGCTGGGGTACCTGGAAGCCGGCTGCACCGCGCCTATCGGGGCCTACGCCACCGTCGGCGAACAGATCGAACTCGAAGGATTCATCGGAGGCGTGCAGGACGACTCGGGAATCCGATTGAGCGCTCACGGCCCAGCTGCGGATCCCGCAGCGGTTGGGCAGGCTCTGGCACGGCGCATGATCGCCGCCGGAGCGGATCGTCTAGGCGACGCCGGACGTTCTCCCCAAGGGCCATCCCACCTCCCGCCGCGCACCACCGGCGGCACCAGACGCGATGACGCAAACGCTCATGCGCAGACACACCAGGAGCACCACCCGTGA